The Streptomyces albofaciens JCM 4342 genome has a segment encoding these proteins:
- a CDS encoding peroxiredoxin, with the protein MLTVGDKFPEFDLTACVSLEKGKEFEQINHKTYEGKWKIVFAWPKDFTFVCPTEIAAFGKLNDEFADRDAQILGFSGDSEFVHHAWRKDHPDLTDLPFPMLADSKHELMRALGIEGEDGFAQRAVFIVDQNNEIQFTMVTAGSVGRNPKEVLRVLDALQTDELCPCNWSKGDETLDPVALLAGE; encoded by the coding sequence GTGCTCACTGTCGGTGACAAGTTCCCCGAGTTCGATCTGACCGCCTGCGTCTCCCTGGAGAAGGGCAAGGAGTTCGAGCAGATCAACCACAAGACCTACGAGGGCAAGTGGAAGATCGTCTTCGCCTGGCCCAAGGACTTCACCTTCGTCTGCCCCACCGAGATCGCCGCCTTCGGCAAGCTGAACGACGAGTTCGCCGACCGCGACGCCCAGATCCTCGGCTTCTCCGGTGACTCGGAGTTCGTGCACCACGCCTGGCGCAAGGACCACCCGGACCTGACCGACCTGCCCTTCCCCATGCTGGCCGACTCCAAGCACGAGCTGATGCGCGCGCTCGGCATCGAGGGCGAGGACGGCTTCGCGCAGCGCGCCGTCTTCATCGTGGACCAGAACAACGAGATCCAGTTCACCATGGTGACCGCCGGCTCCGTCGGCCGTAACCCCAAGGAGGTCCTGCGGGTCCTGGACGCCCTGCAGACCGACGAGCTGTGCCCCTGCAACTGGAGCAAGGGCGACGAGACCCTCGACCCGGTCGCGCTGCTCGCGGGCGAGTGA